Within the Nerophis ophidion isolate RoL-2023_Sa linkage group LG01, RoL_Noph_v1.0, whole genome shotgun sequence genome, the region gtgttgcatgatgtcatctttaagggcctgctgaggtctcctgtgtacttttgagatgaacattgtgttgtatgatgtcatctttaagggcctgctgaggtctcctgtgtacttttgaaatgaacattgtgttgaattatgtcatctttaagggcctgctgaggtctcctgtgtacttttgagatgaacattgtgttgcatgatgtcatctttaagggcccgcaggtctcctgtgtacttttgaaatgaacattgtgttgcatgatgtcatctttaagggcctgcagaggtctcctgtgtacttttgagatgaacattgtgttgcatgatgtcatctttaagggcctgctgaggtctcctgtgtacttttgagatgaacattgtgttgcgtgatgtcatctttaagggcctgcagaggtctcctgtgtacttttgaaatgaacattgtgttgcatgatgtcatctttaagggcctgctgaggtctcctgtgtacttttgagatgaacattgtgttgcatgatgtcatctttaagggcctgcagaggtctcctgtgtactttttaaatgaatattgttttgcatgatgtcatctttaagggcctgcaggggtctcctgtgtacttttgagatgaacattgtgttgcatgatgtcatctttaagggcctgctgaggtctcctgtgtacttttgagatgaacattgtgttgcgtgatgtcatctttaagggcctgcagaggtctcctgtgtacttttgaaatgaacattgtgttgcatgatgtcatctttaagggcctgctgaggtctcctgtgtacttttgagatgaacattgtgttgcatgatgtcatctttaagggcctgcagaggtctcctgtgtactttttaaatgaatattgttttgcatgatgtcatctttaagggcctgcaggggtctcctgtgtacttttgagatgaacattgcgtgatgtcatctttaagggcctgctgaggtctcctgtgtacttttgaaatgaacatcgcgtgatgtcatctttaagggcctgcacaggtctcctgtgtacttttgagatgaacattgcatgatgtcatctttaagggcctgcagaggtctcctgtgtacttttgagatgaacattgtgttgcatgatgtcatctttaagggcctgctgaggtctcctgtgtacttttgagatgaacattgtgttgcatgatgtcatctttaagggcctgctgaggtctcctgtgtacttttgaaatgaacattgtgttgaattatgtcatctttaagggcctgctgaggtctcctgtgtacttttgagatgaacattgtgttgcatgatgtcatctttaagggcccgcaggtctcctgtgtacttttgaaatgaacattgtgttgcatgatgtcatctttaagggcctgcagaggtctcctgtgtacttttgagatgaacattgtgttgcatgatgtcatctttaagggcctgctgaggtctcctgtgtactttttaaatgaacattgtgttgcatgatgtcatctttaagggcctgctgaggtctcctgtgtacttttgagatgaacattgtgttgtatgatgtcatctttaagggcctgctgaggtctcctgtgtacttttgaaatgaacattgtgttgaattatgtcatctttaagggcctgctgaggtctcctgtgtacttttgagatgaacattgtgttgcatgatgtcatctttaagggcccgcaggtctcctgtgtacttttgaaatgaacattgtgttgcatgatgtcatctttaagggcctgcagaggtctcctgtgtacttttgagatgaacattgtgttgcatgatgtcatctttaagggcctgctgaggtctcctgtgtacttttgagatgaacattgtgttgcgtgatgtcatctttaagggcctgcagaggtctcctgtgtacttttgaaatgaacattgtgttgcatgatgtcatctttaagggcctgctgaggtctcctgtgtacttttgagatgaacattgtgttgcatgatgtcatctttaagggcctgcagaggtctcctgtgtactttttaaatgaatattgttttgcatgatgtcatctttaagggcctgcaggggtctcctgtgtacttttgagatgaacattgtgttgcatgatgtcatctttaagggcctgctgaggtctcctgtgtacttttgagatgaacattgtgttgcgtgatgtcatctttaagggcctgcagaggtctcctgtgtacttttgaaatgaacattgtgttgcatgatgtcatctttaagggcctgctgaggtctcctgtgtacttttgagatgaacattgtgttgcatgatgtcatctttaagggcctgcagaggtctcctgtgtactttttaaatgaatattgttttgcatgatgtcatctttaagggcctgcaggggtctcctgtgtacttttgagatgaacattgcgtgatgtcatctttaagggcctgctgaggtctcctgtgtacttttgaaatgaacatcgcgtgatgtcatctttaagggcctgcacaggtctcctgtgtacttttgagatgaacattgcatgatgtcatctttaagggcctgcagaggtctcctgtgtacttttgagatgaacattgtgttgcatgatgtcatctttaagggcctgctgaggtctcctgtgtacttttgagatgaacattgtgttgcatgatgtcatctttaagggcctgctgaggtctcctgtgtacttttgaaatgaacattgtgttgaattatgtcatctttaagggcctgctgaggtctcctgtgtacttttgagatgaacattgtgttgcatgatgtcatctttaagggcccgcaggtctcctgtgtacttttgaaatgaacattgtgttgcatgatgtcatctttaagggcctgcagaggtctcctgtgtacttttgagatgaacattgtgttgcatgatgtcatctttaagggcctgctgaggtctcctgtgtactttttaaatgaacattgtgttgcatgatgtcatctttaagggcctgctgaggtctcctgtgtacttttgagatgaacattgtgttgtatgatgtcatctttaagggcctgctgaggtctcctgtgtacttttgaaatgaacattgtgttgaattatgtcatctttaagggcctgctgaggtctcctgtgtacttttgagatgaacattgtgttgcatgatgtcatctttaagggcccgcaggtctcctgtgtacttttgaaatgaacattgtgttgcatgatgtcatctttaagggcctgcagaggtctcctgtgtacttttgagatgaacattgtgttgcatgatgtcatctttaagggcctgctgaggtctcctgtgtacttttgagatgaacattgtgttgcgtgatgtcatctttaagggcctgcagaggtctcctgtgtacttttgaaatgaacattgtgttgcatgatgtcatctttaagggcctgctgaggtctcctgtgtacttttgagatgaacattgtgttgcatgatgtcatctttaagggcctgcagaggtctcctgtgtactttttaaatgaatattgttttgcatgatgtcatctttaagggcctgcaggggtctcctgtgtacttttgagatgaacattgtgttgcatgatgtcatctttaagggcctgctgaggtctcctgtgtacttttgagatgaacattgtgttgcgtgatgtcatctttaagggcctgcagaggtctcctgtgtacttttgaaatgaacattgtgttgcatgatgtcatctttaagggcctgctgaggtctcctgtgtacttttgagatgaacattgtgttgcatgatgtcatctttaagggcctgcagaggtctcctgtgtactttttaaatgaatattgttttgcatgatgtcatctttaagggcctgcaggggtctcctgtgtacttttgagatgaacattgcgtgatgtcatctttaagggcctgctgaggtctcctgtgtacttttgaaatgaacatcgcgtgatgtcatctttaagggcctgcacaggtctcctgtgtacttttgagatgaacattgcatgatgtcatctttaagggcctgcagaggtctcctgtgtacttttgagatgaacattgtgttgcatgatgtcatctttaagggcctgctgaggtctcctgtgtacttttgagatgaacattgtgttgcatgatgtcatctttaagggcctgctgaggtctcctgtgtacttttgaaatgaacattgtgttgaattatgtcatctttaagggcctgctgaggtctcctgtgtacttttgagatgaacattgtgttgcatgatgtcatctttaagggcccgcaggtctcctgtgtacttttgaaatgaacattgtgttgcatgatgtcatctttaagggcctgcagaggtctcctgtgtacttttgagatgaacattgtgttgcatgatgtcatctttaagggcctgctgaggtctcctgtgtactttttaaatgaacattgtgttgcatgatgtcatctttaagggcctgctgaggtctcctgtgtacttttgagatgaacattgtgttgtatgatgtcatctttaagggcctgctgaggtctcctgtgtacttttgaaatgaacattgtgttgaattatgtcatctttaagggcctgctgaggtctcctgtgtacttttgagatgaacattgtgttgcatgatgtcatctttaagggcccgcaggtctcctgtgtacttttgaaatgaacattgtgttgcatgatgtcatctttaagggcctgcagaggtctcctgtgtactttttaaatgaatattgttttgcatgatgtcatctttaagggcctgcaggggtctcctgtgtacttttgagatgaacattgcgtgatgtcatctttaagggcctgctgaggtctcctgtgtacttttgaaatgaacatcgcgtgatgtcatctttaagggcctgcacaggtctcctgtgtacttttgagatgaacattgcatgatgtcatctttaagggcctgcagaggtctcctgtgtacttttgagatgaacattgtgttgcatgatgtcatctttaagggcctgcgggtctcctgtgtactttttaaatgaacattgtgttgcgtgatgtcatctttaagggcccgCACAGGCCTCCTTCCCCCTGCTGGCTCAGAAGCTAACATGCAGCACCAGGGGGCGCCCAGCAAAGGTTAAAGGTCAGACTTTATTCGGACACACAACTACACACGTGACATCTTCACAACACTAGCATGCTAGGCTAACACCTGTCGTGCTAACGTGCTTTGTGGGCGGGGTCACAGCACCATGGCGGGGATGTGGTGCACCAGCGAGGCGGGATGAGACACCGCCACCAGCTGCGGCGGGTGGGAAGAGGGGGAGTGGTCTTCGTGGAGGCCGCAGGCCCCGCCCACCACCAGCACCGCCCTGgcggaggcggcggcggcgggccGGTGCCTGGCGCTCTTCTGATGGGCCCGCAGGCCCGCCAGCTGCGAGTAGGCGGACTGGCAGACGTGACACTTGTAGGGCCGCTCGCCCGTGTGCAGACGCACGTGGTTGCGCAGCGTGGACGACTGGCTGAAGCGGCGGTTGCAGAAGCGGCAGACGAAGGGCTTGTCCAGCGTGTGGATGCGCATGTGCGAGCGCAGGTTGCTGCGGGAGTTGAAGCCGCGGTGGCAGATGACGCAGCGCATGCGGCCCACGCTCGCCgacgccgccgccgctgccgagGACGCGGCGGAGGAGGCGGAGCCCTCGCAGGGGTGGAAGTCATCTGCGGAGGAAGCGGCACATGCCGGTTAGCATGAGCCTATGCTAACGTGGCTAAGGCGTGCTCACCGTTCTTGCTCTTCTTGCCCGGCTGCTCCTCGTCTCCGCCCGGGATGCCCGGGATGCCCAGGAAGGTGTTGTGGGAGTTGCCGTACCACACCAGCAGCTCCTGGTCCGGGGGGATGGTCTGAGGAGGGGAGGGGCCACAGTGTCAGACCGCCACGGGGACGCCCAGGTGGACTCCAGGGTCTCACCTCCACCGCCTTGTAGAAGATGGCACTGCCCACCTGGACCACCTCCAGGTTCTGCTCGTGCTCGTTCCGCGCACACTTGATGTAAGTCATCCAGCTGCGCTGCTCCTCCTGGCTGGCGTCCACGAAGAAGCGCACGCCCCCGTCCTCGTTGAACACCTGGCACACGCCCGCGTCacctcacctgtgtgtgtgtgtgtgtgtgtgtgtgtgtgtgtgttgtggtaCCTCCCACATCAGGTTGTTGTTCTTGAAGACGTCCACGTGCTCCGGAGACACCAGGCGCCCCGTGAAGGGACCCATCTCTGTGCCCGCCTTGATCCACGTCTTGGAGAAGATCCCCAGACcctcgcctcaaaacacacacacacacacacacacacacacacacacacgcacacacacacacacacacacacacgcacacacacacacatacacacacacgcacacacacacacacacacatacacacacacgcacgtgtcTTTATTCAAgtgtacttgtgtgtatatagtgtgtgtataaatgcatttatacaagtaaacttgtgtgtgtgtaagtgcctTTATATAAGTGTACTTGTGTGTATAAGTGCCTTTATATAAGTGTACTTGTGTATATAAGTGCCTTTATACAAGTGTACTTGTGTGTATAAGTGCCTTTATACAAGTGTACTTGTGTGTATAAATGCATTTATACAAGTAaacttgtgtgtgtataagtgcctTTATACAAGTGTACTTGTGTGTATAAGTGCCTTTATACAAgtaaacttgtgtgtgtgtaagtgcctTTATATAAGTGTACTTGTGTATATAAGTGCCTTTATACAAGTGTACTTGTGTGTATAAATGCATTTATACAAGTAaacttgtgtgtgtataagtgcctTTATACAAGTGTACTTGTGTGTATAAGTGCCTTTATACAAGTGTACTTGTGTGTATAAATGCATTTATACAAGTAaacttgtgtgtgtataagtgcctTTATATAAGTGTACTTGTGTATATAAGTGCCTTTATACAAGTGTACTTGTGTGTATAAATGCATTTATACAAGTAaacttgtgtgtgtataagtgcctTTATACAAGTGTACTTGTGTGTATAAGTGCCTTTATACAAGTGTACTTGTGTGTATAAATGCATTTATACAAGTAaacttgtgtgtgtataagtgcctTTATATAAGTGTACTTGTGTATATAAGTGCCTTTATACAAGTGTACTTGTGTGTATAAATGCATTTATACAAGTAaacttgtgtgtgtataagtgcctTTATACAAgtaaacttgtgtgtgtgtaagtgcctTTATATAAGTGTACTTGTGTATATAAGTGCCTTTATACAAGTGTACTTGTGTGTATAAATGCATTTATACAAGTAaacttgtgtgtgtataagtgcctttatacaagtgtacttgtgtgtataaatgcatttatacaagtaaacttgtgtgtgtataagtgcctTTATACAAGTGTACTTGTGTGTATAAGTGCCTTTATATAAGTGTACTTGTGTATATAAGTGCCTTTATACAAGTGTACTTGTGTGTATAAATGCATTTATACAAGTAaacttgtgtgtgtataagtgcctTTATACAAGTGTACTTGTGTGTATAAGTGCCTTTATACAAgtaaacttgtgtgtgtgtaagtgcctTTATATAAGTGTACTTGTGTATATAAGTGCCTTTATACAAGTGTACTTGTGTGTATAAATGCATTTATACAAGTAaacttgtgtgtgtataagtgcctttatacaagtgtacttgtgtgtataaatgcatttatacaagtaaacttgtgtgtgtataagtgcctttatacaagtgtacttgtgtgtataaatgcatttatacaagtaaacttgtgtgtgtgtaagtgcctTTATATAAGTGTACTTGTGTGTATAAGTGCCTTTATACAAGTGTACTTGTGTATATAAGTGCCTTTATACAAGTGTACTTGTGTATATAAGTGCCTTTATACAAGTGTACTTGTGTGTATAAGTGCCTTTATACAAGTGTACTTGTGTGTATAACTGCCTTTATACAAgtaaacttgtgtgtgtgtaagtgcctTTATACAAGTGTACTTGTGTATATAAGTGCCTTTATACAAGTGTACTTGTGTGTATAAGTGCCTTTATACAAGTGTACTTGTGTGTATAAGTGCCTTTATACAAGTGTACTTGTGTGTATAAGTGCCTTTATACAAGTGTACTTGTGTGTATAAGTGCCTTTATACAAGTGTACTTGTGTGTATAAGTGCCTTTATAcaagtgtacttgtgtgtgtaagTGCCTTTATACAAGTGTACTTGTGTATATAAGTGCCTTTATACAAGTGTACTTGTGTGTATAAGTGCCTTTATACAAGTGTACTTGTGTGTATAAGTGCCTTTATACAAGTGTACTTGTGTGTATAAGTGCCTTTATACAAGTGTACTTGTGTGTATAAGTGCCTTTATACAAGTGTACTTGTGTGTATAAGTGCCTTTATACAAGTGTACTTGTGTGTATAAGTGCCTTTATACAAgtgtacttgtgtgtatatagtgtgtatataagtgCATTTATACAAGTAaacttgtgtgtgtataagtgcctTTATACaagtgtaaatgtgtgtatagtgtgtatatataatgaaaatatgtgtgtgagtgaatgtgtgtgtgtgtgtgtgtgcgtgtgtgtgtgtgtgtgagtgtaagtgtgtgtgtgtgtttgcgtgtgtgtgtattatgggtgtgtgtgtgtgtgtaagcttaTATGAATAAAAGTGAgcgtatattattattataagtggtgtgtgtgtgtgagtgtgtgagtgtacgtgtctgtttgcgtgtgcgtgtgtgtgtattatgcgtgtgtgtgtgtgtgtacgtgtctgtttgcgtgtgcgtgtgtgtgtattatgcgtgcgtgtgtgtgtgtgtgtgtaagcttaTATGAATAAAAGTGAGCGTATATTATTAGTataagtggtgtgtgtgtgtgagtgtttgcgtgtgtgtgtgtattatgtgtgtgtgtataagcttaTATGAATAAAAGTgagtgtatattattattattattataagtggtgtgtgtgtgtgtgtttaaaacgtTTTTATATAAGTGCGTTTGaacgtgcaagtgtgtgtgtgtgtgtgcgcgcgcgcgtgtgcaTTAGTGTATGTGCGCGTGTTTTCTTGTAAGCGTGTCGGTGCTCTCGtacgcgtgtgtgcgcgtgtacaCGTGGACGCGTATAGGTGTGCACGCGTGTAATAAAGTGTGGATGAATGCGCGCGCGTGCGTTCAGTCGCGATTGCGTGCAAGCGCGTATGTACGCGCGTGTTGAGTTGCGCGCGTCCGTGTGTGTATTGTGATGACgagcgtgcgtgtgcgtgcgtgacgTCGTCGTTCAACCAACTTTTAAGAAAATGAAATATGAATTGTCTTTTATTTTGATTATCATTCTTTTGTTGTCCAAATATTTTCACTACTTTTTAAATTTATGCAGAAATAAAATGAAGCATCAAGATAATGATGATTATGACGTCATTAGGAAGATTAAGAAGAAGAATGAAAGTTTTTACCTGGAACTGAACTTTGAGCGATGATCACCTCGCTGGGAAGAACCAGGCTGGACAACTTGTGGacctctacacacacacacacacacacacacacacacacgcacacacacacacacacacacacacacacacacacacacacacacacacacacacacacacacacacacgcacacacacacacacacacacacacacacacacacacacacacacgtacacacacacacacacacacgtacacgcacacacacacacacacacacacacacgtacacacacacacacacacacacacacgcacacgcacacgcacacgcacacacacgcacacacacacacacacatcacacacacacatcacacacacacacacacacacacacatcacacacacacatcacacacacacacacacacacacacacacacacacacacacgcacacacacacacacacacacacacacacacacacacacacacacacacacacacacacgtacacacacacacacacacacacacacacacacacacacacacacacgtacacacacacacacacacacacacacgcacacgcacacgcacacgcacacacacgcacacacacacacacacacacacatcacacacacacatcacacacacacacacacacacacacacatcacacacacacatcacacacacacacacacacacatcacacacacacacacacacacatcacacacacacacacacacacacacacatgcagacacacacacacacacacacgcgcgcgcacacacacacacactcacagcagacacacagacacgtgcgcacacgcgcacgcacgcataTCCAGACACAtacgcacaacacacacacacacatgcagacacacacacacacgcgcgcacacacacacacactcacagcacacacacaggcaggtgcgcacacgcgcacgcacgcataTCCAGACACAtacgcacaacacacacacacacatgcagacacacacacacacacgcgcgcgcacacacacacacactcacagcagacacacagacacgtgcgcacacgcgcacgcacgcataTCCAGACACAtacgcacaacacacacacacacacatgcagacacacacgcagacacgttcacacaaacacacacgcagacaaacacacgcacacacccgcGCGCATATATACACTCGCAcgcatatatacatgcacacgcgcacacacacggacGCAcgcgcattcacacacacatgcgcacagacgcacgcacacacacccagaCACGCGTGCGCGCACACGTATACACTCGCACGCACatagacatatacacacacatgcgcacacccacacgcacgcacgcacacccaGACACAtacgcacaacacacacacacacacacgcagacacaaacacacacacacacacacacacacgcgcacacacacacacacacacacacacacaatgaacatgTTCGTCATGAAAAGTCCGAATGAAAAAAACGAAAGAACAATAAAAGATGATGAAAAAAGGAAGAAAAGCAaagataaacatttataaaaaaaggagaaaaagatGAGAAAGATTTTGaagtaaaaatgcattaaaaaaaatgagaagagtccaaaactaaaacattaattattgatttcattataatgtcatcattttgtcttttttattttgtattttaattaacttttttttaatcgattttaatGTAAGTCACGTTTTGTGTTTTTAGGTGAAATAAAACCGCTTTATTGACGTCTTTTAATCCAAATAATACAACACCTGCACCTCCAACTAATACATGTTTGATATTTCATGTCCAATaagatcatttttttaaaaagtatttaaaaaaaatgtttcaatgttttattaaggCGTGCAAATAAAAGCCAAAAAAGTAAGGAAAGAAAACATTTTCATAAACAATCATTTCATTTTCATTCAAAACATTTGATATTATTTATATCGCAAATGTTTATCGTTACATAAACGGATTTTTAAACAGTTAAATATCGAAATAGATTTTTAACCAACGgactttgtatttaatattcaacacAATTTTTGAACACCTGAATACAAAAATTCGTTTAAGGGAAATAACAACaacttttttaacttaaaaaatatacttgatgttttatattttatgtgAAACAAATAACTTTTTTATCATTGACAAATCAAAATAAGCTTTCAAGATTcatgtgaaataaaaaaaacgttttgacGTTTAATAATTCTTACGTTTTGTGTGAAGTAaagggataataataataataataataaaacgtttGATGTTTAATAATTCTTACGTTTTGTGTGaagagataataataataataaaacgtttGACGTTTAATAATTCTTACGTTTTGTGTGAAGTAAAgagatgataataatgataataataataattaaaacgtTTTGATGTTTAATAATTCTTACCTTTTGTGTTaagagataataataataataatgataataataataataataattaaagtgaTGGACGTAAAAACGCatgttttaaaaatttaaatacaaataactgtttgtgtgaaataaacaactttttcaatttgaaaaaaatatacttattttttttatattttatgcaAAAACAAACAACTGTTTAACATTTAAAAATCGAAATAATCTTTCATGATTCATgtgaaataaattacattttgacGTTTAATAATTCTTACGTTTCGTGTGAAGTAAagagatgataataataataataataataataaaagtgatTAACGTAATTAGTGAAACATCAAAAAACTTCAATAAATGTTCAATATTTGGATGCGCGACTATC harbors:
- the LOC133563245 gene encoding PR domain zinc finger protein 12-like, giving the protein MGSVLLGPAGSGPKARARPHLADIITSDVVHSFLYGRWRRVHGEHHITHEDRAAAAAGASPKTAFTAEVLAQSFSGEVHKLSSLVLPSEVIIAQSSVPGEGLGIFSKTWIKAGTEMGPFTGRLVSPEHVDVFKNNNLMWEVFNEDGGVRFFVDASQEEQRSWMTYIKCARNEHEQNLEVVQVGSAIFYKAVETIPPDQELLVWYGNSHNTFLGIPGIPGGDEEQPGKKSKNDDFHPCEGSASSAASSAAAAASASVGRMRCVICHRGFNSRSNLRSHMRIHTLDKPFVCRFCNRRFSQSSTLRNHVRLHTGERPYKCHVCQSAYSQLAGLRAHQKSARHRPAAAASARAVLVVGGACGLHEDHSPSSHPPQLVAVSHPASLVHHIPAMVL